A stretch of the Paenibacillus dendritiformis genome encodes the following:
- a CDS encoding carbohydrate ABC transporter permease — protein MFIRARSGDRWFNAINMTLLIVLAVITILPIIHVFAMSFATTEESLSGRFILWPSTWTTEAYRYIFDTGVFFISLKNTVWLTVVGTFINVILTALLAYACSRPQFSARRVIMFLVLFTMLFGGGMIPTYLVVKGTGLINSLWALILPGAISAFNMLVMRDFFESLPESVIESARIDGCGDLRILAHIVFPLSLPILATFTLFYAVGNWNQYFSAILYLNDPDKWPLQILLRQVVLIGQADIFSNLDPNVPLPPSVSIQMATVVLASFPIVVLYPFLQRYFVQGLTLGAVKG, from the coding sequence GTGTTTATACGCGCAAGAAGCGGGGATCGGTGGTTCAATGCCATCAACATGACACTGCTGATTGTTTTGGCGGTGATTACGATCCTGCCTATCATCCACGTCTTCGCGATGTCATTCGCCACCACGGAGGAATCGCTGTCCGGCCGGTTCATCCTCTGGCCGTCGACTTGGACGACCGAGGCGTACCGCTATATTTTCGATACGGGCGTATTTTTCATATCGCTGAAAAATACCGTGTGGCTGACGGTTGTCGGCACATTCATCAACGTTATTCTGACGGCGCTGCTCGCATATGCATGTTCTCGGCCGCAATTCAGCGCCCGGCGGGTCATCATGTTCCTGGTGCTGTTCACGATGCTGTTCGGCGGCGGCATGATCCCGACCTATCTGGTCGTAAAGGGCACCGGGCTCATCAACTCGCTGTGGGCACTCATTCTCCCTGGGGCCATCTCTGCCTTCAATATGCTCGTCATGCGCGATTTCTTCGAATCGCTGCCGGAGAGCGTCATTGAATCGGCGCGCATCGACGGATGCGGGGATTTGCGGATTCTGGCCCATATCGTATTTCCGTTGTCCTTGCCCATCCTGGCGACGTTCACCTTATTCTATGCCGTGGGCAACTGGAACCAATATTTTTCGGCGATTCTATACTTGAACGATCCGGATAAATGGCCGTTGCAAATCTTGCTGAGGCAAGTCGTGTTGATCGGACAGGCAGATATTTTCTCCAACCTCGATCCGAACGTGCCTCTTCCGCCATCGGTCTCGATACAGATGGCCACGGTCGTGCTCGCCTCGTTCCCGATCGTTGTGCTTTACCCGTTCCTGCAGCGCTATTTCGTGCAGGGCCTGACGCTCGGCGCGGTGAAGGGCTAG
- a CDS encoding helix-turn-helix domain-containing protein: MLAAKTHKFSHLLRPVRHKQKMLISMMLLATIPVLVLGLTISNVLTSTIREQATLYNTTLLQHAQSKMNDQIKKIDELLLQYTYSDKRAYPGILAQFAMKELSPRHPEVVRQLQNVLVNIRSGMEHVVELDFYSFQSERILTSDNHLLTEEEFRDPLALDRARHISLQGVWIDTRTSIPANHRIDRNVLTLIRPIAEDSTERKSISGAIIAYLDADTLGNQMSAKNSYSTLSLFVVNGQGQIMLDTDRNHIGGTISADNLDLIKSAEPLAQIRTRLNGVDSVLSVLPARNQDWYYISSIAEDELNRSADRVQGLTLGISLTFVAVAALLSLRAAASLYRPVRKLTQAIQPLRSSQKWNGQDNDNEIEQVHRAIKSMIHENRQLESSLGRYRDKMEQHTLHQYLLGSIQEHEARTDIQYGSDAPYIAIMLLTFDPWKLHAKYPHDDQYLLYFAVENMALELAEQYGQAYSLMMKPGQLAVFICHAEPLGPEQLKQASGDLLHAIETYLQLTVTLSVSYSLQGLGGLPDAYRQAEQASRYRFVLNEDQAIFIHELDPALSFQLEDIAESTYKILDSLKAAKLEPARAEFIHLVEGLKEGAIFSVDSVHGFFSQLLGSMLRCMAHHHGIEFAPEQQRTLLSTLAAQQKLGDVEAFFLTEVFGRLKTLLDEQAHPKHTERIERVIAYIHEHYDQDISLQQCADAIGLNTFQVSRLFKKHTGCNFVDYVISYRIEKAKDMLLHTDMRIQDIASKLRYTSVQNFIRTFKKTTGTTPGQYRKQMSGQE, from the coding sequence TTGCTTGCTGCGAAGACTCACAAGTTCTCCCATCTGCTTCGTCCGGTCCGCCATAAACAAAAGATGCTCATCTCCATGATGCTGTTGGCGACCATCCCCGTGCTCGTGCTCGGTCTGACCATCTCGAATGTCCTGACCTCCACCATCCGGGAGCAGGCTACTCTCTACAATACGACGCTGCTCCAGCACGCCCAGAGCAAAATGAACGATCAGATCAAGAAAATAGATGAACTGCTTCTTCAATATACCTATTCCGACAAGCGAGCCTATCCCGGCATTCTGGCACAGTTCGCCATGAAAGAGCTATCGCCGCGCCATCCCGAAGTCGTCCGCCAGTTGCAAAACGTGCTCGTCAATATCCGCAGCGGCATGGAGCATGTCGTTGAGCTGGATTTCTATTCCTTCCAATCCGAACGCATCCTTACCTCGGACAATCATTTGCTGACCGAGGAAGAGTTTCGCGATCCGCTTGCCCTGGACCGGGCAAGACACATATCCCTGCAAGGCGTCTGGATCGACACTCGCACCAGCATTCCGGCCAACCATCGCATTGATCGGAACGTCTTGACGCTGATCCGGCCCATTGCGGAGGACTCGACCGAGCGGAAATCCATCTCCGGCGCGATCATCGCTTACCTGGACGCCGATACGCTCGGCAATCAGATGTCGGCGAAGAACAGCTACTCTACCCTCTCCCTCTTCGTCGTGAACGGCCAGGGCCAGATTATGCTCGACACCGACCGGAACCATATCGGGGGCACGATTAGCGCGGACAACCTGGACCTGATCAAGAGCGCCGAGCCGCTCGCCCAGATTCGGACCCGGTTGAACGGGGTCGACTCCGTGCTGAGCGTCCTGCCCGCGCGGAATCAGGACTGGTACTACATATCCTCCATCGCCGAAGACGAGCTGAACCGCAGCGCGGATCGGGTGCAGGGGCTGACCCTCGGCATTTCCTTAACCTTCGTGGCCGTGGCCGCCCTGCTCTCGCTTCGCGCGGCCGCCAGCCTGTATCGTCCCGTACGGAAGCTGACCCAGGCGATCCAGCCGCTCCGATCGTCCCAGAAGTGGAACGGTCAAGATAACGACAATGAAATCGAACAGGTGCACCGTGCGATAAAATCGATGATTCACGAGAACCGCCAGCTTGAGAGCAGCCTCGGCCGGTATCGCGACAAAATGGAGCAGCACACCCTGCACCAATATTTGCTCGGAAGCATCCAGGAGCATGAGGCGCGGACCGACATCCAGTACGGCAGCGACGCCCCCTATATCGCCATCATGCTGCTGACCTTCGATCCATGGAAGCTGCACGCGAAATACCCGCATGACGATCAGTACCTGCTCTATTTCGCCGTGGAGAACATGGCGCTAGAGCTGGCGGAACAGTACGGCCAAGCGTATTCGCTCATGATGAAGCCGGGGCAGTTGGCCGTCTTCATCTGTCATGCCGAGCCGCTCGGGCCGGAGCAATTGAAGCAGGCGAGCGGCGATCTTCTGCATGCGATCGAGACCTATTTGCAGCTTACGGTGACGCTCTCCGTCTCTTACTCGCTGCAAGGGCTCGGCGGGCTGCCCGATGCCTACCGGCAGGCCGAGCAAGCTTCGCGCTACCGGTTCGTGCTGAATGAAGATCAAGCCATCTTCATCCATGAGTTGGACCCCGCACTCAGCTTCCAGTTGGAAGACATCGCCGAATCGACGTACAAAATCTTGGACAGCTTGAAAGCCGCGAAGCTCGAGCCCGCCCGGGCCGAGTTCATTCACTTGGTGGAGGGGTTGAAGGAAGGCGCCATCTTCTCCGTGGATTCGGTGCACGGCTTCTTCTCCCAGTTGCTCGGCTCGATGCTGCGCTGCATGGCACACCATCACGGCATAGAGTTCGCGCCGGAGCAGCAGCGCACGCTGCTAAGCACCCTGGCCGCCCAACAGAAGCTCGGCGATGTGGAAGCCTTCTTCCTGACCGAGGTGTTCGGACGGCTCAAGACGCTGCTGGACGAGCAGGCTCACCCGAAGCATACGGAACGGATTGAGCGCGTCATTGCCTATATTCACGAGCATTATGATCAGGATATCTCGCTGCAGCAATGCGCCGACGCCATCGGCCTGAACACGTTCCAGGTCAGCCGCTTGTTCAAAAAGCATACCGGGTGCAACTTCGTGGACTACGTCATTTCTTACCGCATCGAAAAAGCAAAGGACATGCTCCTTCATACCGATATGCGCATTCAAGACATCGCCAGCAAGCTGCGCTACACCTCGGTGCAGAACTTCATCCGCACGTTCAAAAAGACGACGGGTACGACACCGGGCCAATACCGCAAGCAGATGTCCGGACAGGAATAA